From Actinomyces sp. oral taxon 171 str. F0337, one genomic window encodes:
- the dhaM gene encoding dihydroxyacetone kinase phosphoryl donor subunit DhaM has protein sequence MSPVSPVSPSAPEPVPELTRSSGAAVSVGIVLVSHSRALAEAALDLAHRLIVAVDVPVETAAGLAGGELGTDPGAVVEAVERLADHCEGVLVLADLGSGIMSAEMALEMLEPALAERTRLSAAPFVEGLLGAYGAAGIGKDLEAVAAEADGAAEAKRSQVAAF, from the coding sequence ATGAGTCCGGTGAGTCCCGTAAGCCCCTCCGCCCCCGAGCCGGTCCCTGAGCTGACACGGTCGAGCGGTGCCGCAGTGAGTGTCGGCATCGTCCTGGTCTCCCACTCCCGCGCCCTGGCCGAGGCCGCCCTGGACCTGGCGCATCGGCTCATCGTGGCTGTTGACGTCCCCGTCGAGACGGCCGCAGGACTCGCTGGCGGCGAGCTGGGCACCGACCCCGGCGCCGTCGTCGAGGCCGTGGAGCGTCTCGCCGACCACTGCGAGGGCGTCCTGGTCCTGGCCGACCTGGGCAGCGGGATCATGAGCGCCGAGATGGCCCTGGAGATGCTCGAGCCGGCCCTCGCCGAGCGGACGCGCCTGTCAGCGGCGCCCTTCGTCGAAGGTCTGCTCGGTGCCTACGGCGCTGCCGGGATCGGCAAGGACCTTGAGGCAGTGGCCGCTGAGGCCGACGGCGCCGCCGAGGCCAAACGCTCCCAGGTGGCCGCCTTCTGA